Proteins encoded within one genomic window of Glycine soja cultivar W05 chromosome 1, ASM419377v2, whole genome shotgun sequence:
- the LOC114417391 gene encoding arginase 1, mitochondrial-like isoform X1, translating into MSIISRRGICYMPRLDAAKVSAALLEKGQNRVIDASLTLIRERAKLKGELVRALGGAKATSTLLGVPLGHNSSFLQGPAFAPPRIREAIWCGSTNSTTEEGKELQDARVLTDVGDVPIQEIRDCGVDDHRLMNVIGESVKLVMEEDPLRPLVLGGDHSISFPVIRAVSEKHGGPVDVLHLDAHPDNYDAFEGNIYSHASSFARVMEGDYVRRLLQVGIRSITAEGRAQAKKFGVEQYEMRTFSRDRHFLENLKLGEGVKGVYISIDVDCLDPAFAPGVSHIEPGGLSFRDVLNILHNLQGDVIAGDVVELNPQRDTVDGMTAMVAAKLVRELAAKISK; encoded by the exons ATGTCGATTATATCACGCAGAGGCATCTGTTACATGCCAAGACTAGATGCAGCAAAAGTATCTGCTGCTTTGCTAGAGAAAGGCCAAAATCGTGTCATAGATGCTTCACTTACACTTATTCGAGAAAGAGCAAAGCTTAAG GGAGAACTTGTGCGTGCTTTGGGAGGTGCTAAAGCAACTTCAACTCTTCTTGGAGTTCCTTTGGGACATAATTCATCGTTCCTTCAAGGGCCTGCATTTGCACCTCCTCGCATTAGGGAGGCCATTTGGTGTGGTAGCACAAACTCAACAACTGAAGAAG GCAAGGAATTACAAGATGCACGAGTGCTAACTGATGTTGGTGATGTTCCTATCCAAGAAATTCGAGATTGTGGGGTAGATGATCATAGATTAATGAATGTAATTGGTGAATCTGTAAAGTTAGTGATGGAGGAG GATCCATTACGTCCATTAGTTTTAGGCGGTGATCACTCAATATCATTTCCAGTTATCAGAGCTGTCTCTGAGAAGCATGGAGGACCAGTTGATGTTCTTCATCTTGATGCGCATCCTGATAACTATGATGCCTTTGAAGGAAACATTTATTCACATGCTTCTTCTTTTGCTCGAGTCATGGAGGGTGACTATGTTCGACGTCTCTTGCAG GTCGGTATAAGATCAATAACAGCTGAAGGGCGTGCACAAGCCAAAAAATTTGGTGTTGAGCAATATGAAATGCGAACATTTTCAAGAGATCGCCACTTTTTAGAGAACCTG AAACTAGGGGAAGGTGTTAAAGGTGTATATATCTCAATAGATGTGGATTGTCTCGATCCCGCCTTTGCTCCAGGAGTGTCTCACATAGAGCCAGGAGGTCTTTCTTTTCGTGATGTTCTCAACATCCTGCACAATCTTCAAGGTGATGTTATTGCTGGAGATGTGGTCGAATTAAACCCACAACGTGACACCGTTGATGGAATGACTGCCATGGTAGCTGCTAAGCTGGTCCGAGAACTGGCTGCAAAGATTTCTAAATGA
- the LOC114417391 gene encoding arginase 1, mitochondrial-like isoform X2, producing MSIISRRGICYMPRLDAAKVSAALLEKGQNRVIDASLTLIRERAKLKGELVRALGGAKATSTLLGVPLGHNSSFLQGPAFAPPRIREAIWCGSTNSTTEEGKELQDARVLTDVGDVPIQEIRDCGVDDHRLMNVIGESVKLVMEEDPLRPLVLGGDHSISFPVIRAVSEKHGGPVDVLHLDAHPDNYDAFEGNIYSHASSFARVMEGDYVRRLLQVGIRSITAEGRAQAKKFGVEQYEMRTFSRDRHFLENLKLGEWGSFGAKILSQMEFNVICF from the exons ATGTCGATTATATCACGCAGAGGCATCTGTTACATGCCAAGACTAGATGCAGCAAAAGTATCTGCTGCTTTGCTAGAGAAAGGCCAAAATCGTGTCATAGATGCTTCACTTACACTTATTCGAGAAAGAGCAAAGCTTAAG GGAGAACTTGTGCGTGCTTTGGGAGGTGCTAAAGCAACTTCAACTCTTCTTGGAGTTCCTTTGGGACATAATTCATCGTTCCTTCAAGGGCCTGCATTTGCACCTCCTCGCATTAGGGAGGCCATTTGGTGTGGTAGCACAAACTCAACAACTGAAGAAG GCAAGGAATTACAAGATGCACGAGTGCTAACTGATGTTGGTGATGTTCCTATCCAAGAAATTCGAGATTGTGGGGTAGATGATCATAGATTAATGAATGTAATTGGTGAATCTGTAAAGTTAGTGATGGAGGAG GATCCATTACGTCCATTAGTTTTAGGCGGTGATCACTCAATATCATTTCCAGTTATCAGAGCTGTCTCTGAGAAGCATGGAGGACCAGTTGATGTTCTTCATCTTGATGCGCATCCTGATAACTATGATGCCTTTGAAGGAAACATTTATTCACATGCTTCTTCTTTTGCTCGAGTCATGGAGGGTGACTATGTTCGACGTCTCTTGCAG GTCGGTATAAGATCAATAACAGCTGAAGGGCGTGCACAAGCCAAAAAATTTGGTGTTGAGCAATATGAAATGCGAACATTTTCAAGAGATCGCCACTTTTTAGAGAACCTG AAACTAGGGGAATGGGGTTCTTTTGGGGCAAAAATATTGTCCCAGATGGAATTTAATGTCATTTGTTTTTAG